In Aquimarina sp. TRL1, a single window of DNA contains:
- the radC gene encoding DNA repair protein RadC has product MNTYNASFSIKKWSENDRPREKLLVKGRNSLTDAELIAILIGSGNRNESAVALSKRMLASVNHQINALGKLSVKQLMNFHGIGEAKAISILAGLELGRRRRDEAVPQNPTISCSMDGFNLLSPIIGNLDHEEFWVVYLNNANRVLQKKQISVGGRTGTFVDPKVVFKNALNFDATAIILAHNHPSGKLTPSVSDKILTKKIKEAGEVLDINLLDHLIITDKEYFSFADKFML; this is encoded by the coding sequence ATGAACACTTATAACGCTTCTTTTTCCATTAAGAAATGGAGTGAAAATGATCGTCCAAGAGAAAAATTATTGGTTAAAGGGAGGAATTCGTTGACGGATGCAGAGCTGATAGCAATACTTATAGGATCAGGAAATAGGAATGAAAGTGCAGTAGCATTAAGTAAAAGGATGTTGGCCAGTGTGAATCATCAGATTAATGCATTAGGGAAACTCTCGGTAAAACAGTTGATGAACTTTCATGGAATAGGAGAAGCAAAAGCTATTTCCATTCTGGCAGGACTGGAATTAGGACGCCGCCGCCGGGATGAAGCCGTTCCACAAAACCCTACGATAAGTTGTAGTATGGATGGATTTAACTTGTTAAGCCCTATAATAGGAAATTTAGATCATGAAGAGTTTTGGGTAGTATACCTGAACAATGCAAATAGAGTATTACAAAAGAAACAGATTAGTGTAGGGGGGAGGACAGGAACATTTGTGGATCCTAAGGTTGTTTTTAAAAATGCACTTAACTTTGACGCCACGGCAATTATTCTTGCACATAATCATCCAAGTGGTAAATTAACTCCTAGTGTATCAGATAAAATTTTAACCAAAAAAATCAAAGAAGCTGGAGAGGTTTTGGATATTAATTTATTAGATCATTTGATTATAACAGATAAAGAGTATTTTAGCTTTGCCGATAAGTTTATGCTATGA
- the murC gene encoding UDP-N-acetylmuramate--L-alanine ligase, which produces MRVHFIAIGGSAMHNLAIALSQKGDEVSGSDDVIFEPSKSRLETHGLLPDAFGWFPEKISTDIDVVILGMHAKEDNPELLKAQELNLTIYSYPEFLYEHAKNKTRVVIGGSHGKTTITSMILHVLQYHEKEVDYMVGAQLEGFETMVHLTEENDFMILEGDEYLSSPIDRRPKFHLYQPNIALISGIAWDHINVFPTFDTYVDQFRIFINSIINGGALVYNEEDEEVRQLAEAAENPIRKFPYQIPAYTVSDGETLLDTPDGEMPIAVFGAHNLSNLAGAKWICQQMGIDEDEFYEAIATFSGASKRLEKITETKTAVAYKDFAHSPSKVKATTEAVKEQYRDRKLIACLELHTYSSLNATFLKEYKGALDAADEAIVFYSPDAVKIKRLEEVSEDQIMEAFGRDDLIVYTEPKRFEEAISAKAYSNTSLLLMSSGNYGGLDFEKVKEWVH; this is translated from the coding sequence ATGCGTGTACATTTTATAGCCATAGGAGGGAGTGCTATGCACAATCTTGCTATTGCATTGTCTCAAAAAGGAGATGAGGTAAGTGGTAGTGATGATGTAATTTTTGAACCTTCCAAGTCTAGGTTGGAGACTCATGGATTATTGCCAGATGCTTTTGGTTGGTTTCCAGAAAAAATATCAACGGATATTGATGTAGTTATTTTGGGAATGCACGCAAAAGAAGATAATCCCGAATTGCTCAAAGCGCAGGAGTTAAATTTGACGATTTACTCATACCCTGAGTTTTTGTACGAACATGCTAAGAATAAAACACGAGTGGTGATCGGAGGATCACATGGAAAGACGACAATTACTTCGATGATCTTGCATGTATTGCAGTATCACGAAAAAGAAGTAGATTATATGGTGGGAGCCCAATTAGAAGGGTTTGAGACGATGGTTCACCTTACTGAAGAAAATGATTTTATGATTTTGGAAGGTGATGAATATTTGTCTTCTCCTATTGACAGAAGACCGAAATTTCATTTGTATCAGCCTAATATAGCTTTGATTAGCGGGATTGCCTGGGATCATATAAATGTCTTCCCTACATTCGATACGTATGTAGATCAATTTCGCATTTTTATTAATTCTATCATTAACGGAGGTGCTTTGGTATATAATGAAGAAGATGAAGAAGTGAGACAATTAGCAGAAGCAGCAGAAAACCCCATAAGAAAATTTCCATATCAGATACCTGCTTATACAGTTAGTGACGGAGAGACGTTATTAGATACGCCGGATGGGGAAATGCCCATTGCTGTTTTTGGAGCTCATAACCTGAGTAATCTAGCAGGTGCTAAATGGATTTGTCAGCAAATGGGAATAGATGAAGATGAGTTTTATGAAGCAATAGCCACGTTTAGTGGAGCATCTAAAAGACTCGAAAAGATAACAGAGACCAAAACGGCTGTTGCTTATAAAGATTTTGCACATAGCCCTTCTAAGGTAAAAGCTACGACAGAAGCTGTAAAGGAGCAGTATCGCGATAGAAAATTAATTGCCTGTTTAGAGTTGCATACCTATAGTAGTTTAAATGCAACCTTCTTAAAAGAGTATAAAGGTGCATTGGATGCCGCAGATGAGGCAATTGTGTTTTATTCTCCGGATGCAGTGAAGATTAAGCGATTAGAAGAAGTGTCTGAAGATCAGATTATGGAGGCTTTTGGAAGAGATGATCTTATTGTATACACAGAGCCTAAAAGGTTTGAAGAGGCGATTAGTGCCAAAGCGTATTCAAATACCTCTCTATTGTTGATGAGTAGTGGGAATTACGGGGGACTTGATTTTGAAAAAGTAAAAGAGTGGGTTCACTGA
- a CDS encoding polysaccharide deacetylase family protein, with amino-acid sequence MILIYIQKNTPRVSYICRHICKRMLGMEVDFTSKIESFIAHDGPKFSYGKKPLGKELFFQSTALLFEQGINDVAVKVVDWEDTKCFFGVTHEKSALPFDIFAASFYLLSRYEEYLPHVKDGLGRYSATESIAYIHDFLKDPVVDIWALKFKNKIQERFPEIGFQKKQFSIQPVVYVSSALAYNKIGLLQSSIGILKDLIYLRFHQIKYRFNVLVGLKKDPFDTFDFFIRLQKSKKRKLIVFFGVGDYSSYEININHNNELYRRMIKHVADYIEVGLRVSYEGVCDFLKLKKEKQRIEQIVNRQSQYSLCTFFKIKLPEAYRNFVELEIKRDFSMGYAEYSGFRAGTCTPFLFYDLDYEVQTPLMVYPTSFTSLSLLKEGRDKESVLKNIIYYLDKIKKVQGICVPVFLNEMLGELNEQKYWKTIFEHLWNIDESRELK; translated from the coding sequence ATGATATTGATCTATATTCAAAAAAATACCCCCAGGGTCTCTTATATATGTAGGCATATTTGTAAGAGGATGCTGGGGATGGAGGTTGATTTTACCTCTAAGATAGAATCTTTTATAGCCCATGACGGTCCTAAGTTTTCATATGGAAAAAAACCATTAGGAAAAGAACTTTTTTTTCAGAGTACAGCACTGCTTTTCGAACAAGGAATTAATGATGTAGCGGTTAAGGTGGTAGATTGGGAAGATACAAAGTGTTTTTTTGGGGTTACTCATGAGAAATCAGCATTGCCATTTGATATTTTTGCAGCCTCTTTTTATTTGTTAAGCAGATATGAGGAATACCTGCCACATGTAAAAGACGGATTAGGGAGGTATAGTGCTACAGAAAGTATAGCTTATATACATGACTTCCTAAAGGATCCTGTAGTAGATATTTGGGCATTAAAATTTAAGAATAAAATACAAGAACGGTTTCCTGAAATTGGCTTTCAAAAGAAACAGTTTTCGATACAACCAGTAGTGTATGTATCAAGTGCTTTGGCTTATAATAAAATAGGACTTCTGCAGTCTTCAATAGGAATTTTAAAAGATCTAATTTATCTGAGATTTCACCAGATCAAATACCGATTTAACGTTTTGGTAGGATTAAAAAAAGATCCTTTTGATACTTTTGACTTTTTTATACGACTACAGAAAAGTAAAAAAAGAAAGCTCATTGTTTTTTTTGGTGTAGGAGATTATTCAAGTTATGAGATAAACATAAATCATAATAATGAATTGTATCGGCGAATGATAAAACATGTAGCAGATTATATAGAGGTAGGTCTTAGAGTTTCTTATGAAGGAGTGTGTGATTTTTTAAAATTAAAAAAAGAAAAACAGCGAATAGAACAAATTGTGAACCGGCAATCACAATATAGTTTGTGTACTTTTTTTAAAATAAAGTTACCAGAAGCGTATAGGAACTTTGTAGAGCTCGAAATAAAAAGAGATTTCTCGATGGGATATGCAGAATACAGTGGCTTTAGAGCTGGGACATGTACGCCTTTCTTGTTTTATGATCTTGATTATGAGGTGCAAACTCCTTTAATGGTGTATCCAACTTCGTTTACAAGTCTGAGTTTGTTGAAAGAAGGGAGAGATAAAGAGTCGGTTTTAAAAAATATAATATACTATTTAGATAAAATAAAAAAAGTGCAAGGAATATGCGTCCCTGTTTTTTTGAATGAAATGTTGGGGGAACTAAATGAACAAAAATATTGGAAGACCATCTTTGAGCACTTGTGGAATATAGATGAATCCCGGGAATTAAAATGA
- a CDS encoding YjjG family noncanonical pyrimidine nucleotidase: protein MKNTIKHIFFDLDHTLWDFDRNSALAYAMLFEKHQLAIDVNDFLKTYRPINMNYWKLYREEKITKQQLRQGRLSDTFTSLHQEVPEDLIDRLADDYIRFLPKHNYLIEGAREVLEYLKPKYVLHIITNGFKEVQYKKLENAKILHFFDTVTNSEEVGVKKPNPIIFEKALQISGANIDSSIMIGDNYEADILGAEKVGIQAICYNYHQEKLPEDILQVSDLKSIKEYL from the coding sequence GTGAAAAATACGATTAAACATATTTTTTTTGATTTGGATCATACCCTCTGGGATTTTGATAGAAATTCAGCTTTGGCGTATGCAATGCTATTTGAAAAGCATCAATTGGCTATTGATGTGAATGATTTTTTGAAAACGTACCGTCCGATAAATATGAATTATTGGAAACTGTATAGAGAAGAGAAAATTACAAAACAACAATTGAGGCAAGGTCGTTTATCAGATACTTTTACGTCTTTGCATCAGGAAGTACCTGAAGATTTGATTGATCGCTTGGCAGATGATTATATCAGATTTCTACCTAAGCATAATTATTTGATAGAAGGAGCCAGAGAAGTATTAGAATACTTAAAACCCAAATATGTATTGCATATTATTACCAATGGGTTTAAAGAGGTGCAATACAAAAAATTGGAAAATGCTAAAATCCTTCATTTTTTTGATACGGTAACCAATAGTGAAGAGGTGGGAGTAAAAAAGCCAAACCCTATTATTTTTGAAAAAGCATTGCAAATTTCCGGCGCGAATATTGATAGTAGTATCATGATTGGAGATAATTATGAAGCAGATATATTAGGTGCGGAAAAAGTAGGGATTCAGGCTATTTGCTATAACTATCATCAAGAGAAATTACCGGAGGATATCCTTCAGGTTTCTGATTTAAAGAGTATTAAGGAGTATCTTTAA
- a CDS encoding DUF5723 family protein, whose protein sequence is MRIYLYLIITLFWAGIVYCQNKVSLYDVVEIPQSLLLNPGAEVNFNYHAGIPFLSHYHVNAGLRGASVHDVFADDGRDINVKIEETLHKLTSNDYVTLTQQAEILSVGWRSKRDKNMYFSAGLYEELDLIAYFPKDFAILAYEGNRDHLNRPFRFSDISAVVDFLTVYHFGINKKIDKQWTFGARAKVYSSIFNMRSTRNFGAFTTIETPNGNNIYQHVISNADVAVKTAGYASLRAIESEDTDDGAKQVKNKFIGRALLGGNLGVGADIGFSYRFKDYWTLTGSLTDLGVIFYTKDVETYKAEGNYVFEGFETPVHMSDNNIEDFVEDFKAAVGLDTIHKSYVAMRPLKINSSIKYSFNRYDENCNCYEKGEGPMRSDALGLQLFSVFRPKRPQVAASVFYYKRLWSFLSAKVNYTVDDHSLTNVGLLLSTRINKFNFYISGNNLFEYSNLAKARGASVNFGFNLIM, encoded by the coding sequence ATGAGAATATATCTATACCTGATAATTACCTTGTTCTGGGCAGGAATAGTGTATTGTCAAAATAAAGTGAGCCTATATGATGTGGTAGAAATACCACAATCGTTATTGTTAAACCCGGGAGCAGAAGTGAATTTTAATTATCATGCTGGAATTCCTTTTCTTTCCCATTATCACGTGAACGCAGGGCTAAGAGGAGCTTCTGTTCATGATGTGTTCGCAGATGATGGACGTGATATTAATGTGAAAATAGAGGAGACATTACACAAGCTTACAAGTAATGACTATGTAACCCTGACACAGCAAGCAGAGATTCTCAGTGTAGGATGGAGGAGTAAAAGAGATAAGAATATGTACTTTTCTGCAGGTTTGTATGAAGAACTTGATCTGATAGCGTATTTTCCAAAGGATTTTGCGATTCTGGCTTATGAGGGGAACAGAGATCACCTCAATAGACCTTTTCGTTTCTCAGATATTAGTGCAGTAGTAGATTTTCTGACAGTTTATCATTTTGGGATTAATAAAAAGATTGATAAGCAATGGACTTTTGGAGCCAGAGCAAAAGTGTATTCCAGTATTTTTAATATGAGGAGTACTCGAAATTTCGGAGCTTTTACAACTATTGAAACTCCAAATGGGAATAATATTTATCAGCATGTTATTAGTAATGCTGATGTAGCAGTTAAAACAGCAGGATATGCTTCTCTGAGAGCGATAGAATCAGAAGATACTGATGATGGAGCTAAACAAGTGAAAAATAAATTTATTGGTAGGGCATTACTTGGTGGAAACCTGGGAGTAGGAGCTGATATAGGATTTTCTTATCGGTTCAAGGATTATTGGACACTTACTGGGAGTTTGACAGATCTTGGAGTTATATTTTATACAAAAGATGTAGAGACATATAAGGCAGAGGGGAACTACGTATTTGAAGGTTTCGAAACCCCTGTTCATATGTCAGATAATAATATCGAAGATTTTGTAGAAGATTTTAAAGCTGCAGTAGGGCTAGATACGATTCATAAAAGTTATGTGGCAATGCGCCCCCTAAAAATAAATAGTTCTATAAAATATTCCTTTAATCGATACGATGAAAATTGTAATTGTTATGAAAAAGGAGAGGGACCGATGCGATCTGATGCCTTAGGACTACAGTTGTTTTCTGTGTTTAGACCTAAAAGACCACAAGTAGCGGCCTCTGTTTTTTATTACAAACGATTGTGGAGTTTTTTAAGTGCCAAGGTTAATTATACAGTAGACGATCATTCTCTGACAAATGTAGGTCTTTTGCTGTCCACTCGAATTAACAAATTTAATTTCTATATTTCGGGGAATAATCTGTTTGAATATTCTAATTTAGCCAAAGCGAGAGGAGCTTCGGTTAATTTTGGATTTAATTTGATAATGTAG
- a CDS encoding FMN-binding negative transcriptional regulator produces the protein MYPPSHHQESNFGIIKDLIHSFPLATVISIENNTPHITHIPLILENDILVGHLDKNNPHCDFLKDKIEVTVIFQGPQTYISPSVYNSKQLPTWNYIIAHLKGEVTQIHIPEDIMKSMVRMTATLEAPSHRFELAHEDKRMHRIVQYVHGFQIQIKSWEGKFKLSQDKSAPDIENAKQELLKNSSENSHSFINNLYKKHFNQ, from the coding sequence ATGTACCCACCTTCTCATCATCAGGAAAGCAACTTCGGGATTATAAAAGATCTTATACATTCTTTTCCTTTAGCTACTGTTATTTCGATAGAGAACAATACTCCCCATATCACCCATATCCCTCTTATATTAGAAAATGACATTTTGGTGGGACATCTGGATAAAAACAATCCTCATTGTGATTTCCTAAAGGATAAAATTGAGGTAACAGTTATTTTTCAAGGACCGCAAACATATATTTCACCTTCGGTATACAATTCCAAACAATTACCAACATGGAACTATATTATTGCACACCTAAAAGGAGAAGTTACACAAATACACATCCCTGAAGACATTATGAAATCAATGGTTCGCATGACAGCAACACTAGAGGCACCATCTCACAGATTCGAACTAGCTCATGAAGACAAAAGAATGCATCGCATTGTACAATATGTTCATGGTTTTCAGATACAGATTAAAAGTTGGGAAGGAAAATTTAAGCTCAGTCAGGACAAGAGTGCTCCCGACATAGAAAATGCCAAGCAAGAACTATTAAAAAATAGTTCTGAAAATTCGCATTCATTTATCAACAACCTCTATAAAAAGCATTTTAATCAGTGA